The Geobacillus genomosp. 3 genome segment GTTTTGCTGTATCAATGCTATCTTTGGCCATTTCTGCTTCCGCCTTTGAAACGGTCGGATTGGCCACCTCTTGGCTGACTTTGTTTTGTCTTCCCTTTTTTGACATGTTTTCTCCTCCTTTCCTTCTATAACTTATCGCCGGCCGTACACACGCAAAATGTGATTTAACTCCCCGCTATGTTTGGTCGGGATTTGATGGCGGGCCCGGTCGATCAACACGATGTTGGCATGCGGCACATAGTGGCGGAACATAGCGATATAGGCATGGATGTAACGGTCACGCGCTCCGTAAATGAGCAGCAAAGGCAAGCGGAGGGAAGCCAGCTGCTCTGTGCAGCAGTAGACAAGCCCGGCCCGGTAAGTTGTGTCTAAATCTTGTTTGTCAGCCAGCCGGACGTACTGTTTGAACAGCTTCCGTTCGCGTCGGTTCGTTCCATGTCCGATGGCAAGCGCCGAGGAGAGCAAAGAGAAGGCCCCAAGTTTGGAAGCCAAAATGCCAAGCCAAAACTCACCGTACAAAAGCGGGGTGCATACTTCAGGAAACCCGCCGATCAAAACGAGCTGTTCGACGTGCTGCGGGTAGCGAAGCGCAAACTCGAGCGCAATCGACCCGCCGTTCGAATAGCCGCAAATGATGGCGCGCCTGACGCCAAGGGAGCGGAGCAATATGGAAACGTCGTCCGCGAGCAGCGGCACGGTAATCGGTATATCTGACGGACTGCTTCTCCCATTTCCGCGCATATCGTACAAAATAAGACGAAAATGGCGTGCGAGCGGCTCCTGCTGGCGAAAAATGATATGTCCCAGCCCCGGAGGGTGGATGAACAAAAGCGGTGGCCCTTCCCCTTTTTCCTCATAATAAAGACGGACGCGCTCATTAATGGAAACGTATGGCATATAAATCCCCCCTCTCTTGGCTTGGCCTCTATAGTATGGAAAGAAGGACAATATCCCATCCAAAAAAACGCCATCTTTTTTCATTGAGCAGGACGGTGTTTCCGGTTTATAATTAGTCGCGTAATGAATAACGGGCAAGCGTCACGGAAAGGAGGGAGCTTGATGGAACAGTCGTTTCGTGTAGAAAAGGCGCTCAATAACAATGTGTTAATCGCTTCCCATCCAGCGTATGGCGAAGTCGTCCTGCTTGGCAAAGGAATCGGCTTCGGCAAAAAAAAGGGGGACGAAATTGCTGAGAGCGCTGTTGAAAAGTGCTTTGTTCTCAAAAATGAACGTGAACAAGAGCAATACAAAAAACTGCTCCCTGAATTGAGCGAAGAGTTTATCGCCCTTATGAACGAGGTGATTCAACATATTAAGCAGCGCGTCGGCGTGCCATTAAACGAGCACATCCACGTCGCGCTGACCGATCATATCGCGTTTACGCTAAAGCGGCTTGAGCAAGGATTGGACGTCAAAAACCCGTTTTTGGCCGAGACGAAAAGTTTGTACCCGCTTGAGTATAAAATCGCGGCTGAAGTCGCCGGGCTGATTGGCGATAAGCTCGGGGTCGCACTGCCGGAGGGGGAGGCTGGCTTCATCGCCCTTCACATTCATAGCGCCATTTCAAAACAAAGCTTGTCGGAAGCGAATCAATATTCCCAGCTTATCGCGAAGCTCGTCGGGATTGTCGAACGGCAACTTGGCATCGACATCGATCGTGAGAGCATTCACTATTTGCGTTTCGTCCGTCATTTGCGCTATGCGATCGATCGACTGAAGAAAGGCGAAAAAGTCGAAGAACCAAAAAATTTGTCGAAAATCTTGAAAGAGGCTTATCCGCTATGCTATAATCTAGCATGGAAGTTAGTTAAAGTCATGCAGCAAACGCTTCATCTGCCGGCTGACGACGCCGAGGCAGTCTATTTGACGCTGCATTTGCAGCGGTTAGCGGAAAAAAAGAGCGGCACAACTATATAACACTGTCTCGCTTTACGTGTTACTGATTCGATCAGGCATGAGTAAAGAGGGCGAAATAGAGCGGCAACAACCGAGAATTCGCATTCGGGTTGTTGTAAGCGTTCTTTTTGTCTCTCTTTATTCATGCCTTTTTTATTGCTGGCGGTTTGTCTGAAAAATGATCGCCTGCCCATTTTCAGTACATGAATCCGCTGTTTGCTGCAAAACTTAAGAAAAGGAAACTAAAGGAGGTCGTAAAGATGAAACGAGCGTTTGGCACGCTGCAAAAAGTCGGGAAAGCGCTCATGCTTCCGGTAGCTCTCTTGCCGGCGGCGGGGATTTTGTTGGCGCTTGGCAACGCCTTGAAAAACCCGGCGCTCACCGACAAAGTCCCGGCCTTAAAAGCCGACTGGGTCGTGCTCGTCTCAAACGTCATGGAGCAGGCGGGCGGCATTGTTTTCGCCAACTTGTCGCTCTTATTCGCGGTTGGTGTCGCCATCGGCCTGGCGGGCGGGGACGGAGTTGCCGGTTTGGCGGCGATCATCGGCTACTTAATTATGAACGTCACGATGGGTGTCGTTTTAGGCGTGACGGCCGATATGGTCGGCGCGAATCCGTCGTTTGCCAACATTCTTGGCATTCCGACGCTGCAAACCGGCGTTTTTGGCGGGATTATCGTCGGGATTTTGGCAGCGTATATGTATAACAAATACTTCAACATTGAATTGCCGCAATATCTCGGCTTTTTTGCCGGCAAGCGGTTCGTGCCAATCATCACGGCTGTATCTGCGGTCGCGCTAGGCATTATTATGACGTTTATTTGGCCGCCGATCCAACAAGGGCTCAATGCGTTCTCGCACAATATGATTGATGCGAACAGAACGGTTGCGGCGTTCATTTTTGGTGTTATCGAGCGGGCGTTGATCCCGTTTGGCCTCCATCATATTTTTTATTCACCGTTTTGGTATGAGTTTGGTGAATACGTCAATAAGGCCGGACAAATTGTGCGCGGCGACCAAAAAATCTTTTTTGAGCAGCTGAAAGACGGCGTCGAGCTGACGGCCGGCACGTTTATGACCGGAAAGTTTCCGTTTATGATGTTCGGCCTTCCGGCGGCAGCGCTCGCGATTTACCATGAGGCGCGCCCGGAAAACAAAAAAGTGGTCGCCGGCATTATGGGCTCAGCAGCGTTGACGTCGTTTTTAACGGGGATTACGGAGCCGATCGAGTTTTCGTTTTTGTTCGTCGCGCCGGCGTTGTTTGCCATTCACTGCGTCTTTGCCGGGCTGTCGTTTATGATGATGCATTTGTTAAACGTCAAAATCGGGATGACGTTCTCCGGTGGGGTCATTGACTTTTTGCTGTTTGGCGTGTTGCCGAACCGGACGGCGTGGTGGCTCGTCATTCCAGTCGGCTTAGCATTTGCTGTCATTTATTACTTTGGGTTCCGTTTTGCGATTCGCAAGTGGGATTTGGCGACTCCGGGCCGCGAAAAAACGGTCGATGAAACGCCAAAAGCGGAGGCGGCCGCCGGCGATTTACCGTATGAAGTGCTCGCCGCTCTCGGCGGAAAGGAAAATATCGAACATTTGGATGCGTGCATTACGCGCTTGCGCGTGTCAGTCCGCGACATTGGTGAAGTCGACAAAGGCCGGCTGAAGGAGCTCGGCGCCGCCGGTGTGCTCGAAGTGGGCAACAACGTGCAAGCGATCTTCGGTCCGAAATCGGACATTCTTAAAGGGCAAATTCATGATATTATGCAAGGAAAAGCGCCGGCAAAAGTGAAAGAAGAGTCGAGGGAAGCAGCGCCGGCTGCAGCCGGGGTGGAAACGGTCGCTTCTCCGCTTGCCGGAGAAATCGTTCCGCTTTCCGATGTGCCGGACCAAGTATTTTCGCAAAAAATGATGGGCGACGGCTTCGCTGTTATGCCGACGGAGGGTACAGTCGTCTCTCCTGTCGACGGAAAGATCATCAACGTGTTCCCGACAAAGCATGCCATTGGCATTCAGTCGGCTGGCGGGCGCGAAATTTTGATCCACGTCGGCATTGATACGGTGAAGCTGAACGGTGAAGGGTTTGAAGCACTCGTAAAAGAGGGCGATGAGGTGAAAAAGGGACAGCCGATTTTGCGTGTTGATCTCGATTATGTAAAAAACAACGCACCATCCATTGTGACGCCGGTCATTTTCACGAACTTGCAAGCCGGCGAGACGGTGCGTGTGAAAAAGCAAGGCGCGGTCGCCCAAGGTGAAAACGGCGTCGTCGAAATCGGCTGACCGCCGCCGGCATTTGCGGAGGACAAGCGCTTTCCGTTGCCTCCCCCCGGCGCATTTGATATGATAGCAAGGAAAAATTAACGAAAAGGGGATTGATGAACGATGGCAGAAAAAACGTTTACAGTGACTTCAGACTCCGGCATTCATGCCCGCCCGGCGACGATTTTGGTGCAAACGGCGAGCAAGTTTAACAGCGAAATTCAGCTCGAGTACAACGACAAAACGGTGAATTTAAAGTCGATCATGGGCGTCATGTCGTTAGGCATTCCGAAGGGGGCCACGATTAAAATTACGGCAGAAGGGGCCGATGCAGCAGAGGCGATGGCAGCGTTGACGGACACGTTGGCGAAAGAAGGCCTTGCCGAGTAATGGAAAAAACTATCCGTGGGATTGCTGCATCGAGCGGTATTGCCATTGCCAAGGCATACCGCTTAGAAACCCCTCATTTGGCGGCTGAAAAACGAGCTGTCGCCGATGCCGAGGCGGAAGTGGCGCGGCTTGAAGCAGCGGTCGCCAAGGCGAAGGAAGAGCTTGAAGCGATTAAACAACACGCCCTTGAAAAGCTCGGTGAAGACAAAGCCGCCATTTTTGCCGCCCATTTGTTGGTGCTTGACGATCCGGAGCTGCTCAATCCGATTAAAGAAAAAATTAAAACCGAACAAGTGAACGCCGAGTATGCGCTTGATGAAACGGCATCGTTCTTTATTTCCATGTTTGAAGGCATGGACAATGAATATATGAAAGAGCGGGCCGCTGACATCCGCGATGTCACGAAGCGCGTCCTCGCTCATTTGCTCGGCGTTGCCACCTCCAACCCGAGCTTGATTTCTGAAGAAGTCGTCATCATTGCCGAGGATTTGACACCATCCGATACGGCGCAACTAAACCGCCAATATGTCAAAGGATTTGCGACTGACATCGGTGGGCGGACATCGCACTCAGCGATTATGGCCCGCTCGCTCGAAATCCCGGCCGTCGTCGGCACGAAGGCGGTGACGGCGGAAGTAAAAAATGGCGACATCGTCATCATCGACGGGCTTGACGGACAAGTGGTTGTCAATCCGTCGCCAGAGCTGCTCGCCCGTTATGAGGAAAAACGGGCCGGCTATGAAGCGCAAAAAGCGGAATGGGCGAAACTCGTCCACGAGGCGACCGTAACAGCTGACGGTGTCCATGTCGAGCTGGCGGCCAACATCGGCACGCCGGACGATGTAAAAGGTGTGCTCGCGAACGGTGCGGAAGGCATCGGCTTGTACCGGACGGAGTTTTTATATATGGGACGTTCAGATTTGCCGACCGAAGAAGAGCAGTTTGCCGCCTACCAAACGGTGCTTGAGCAAATGAAGGGCAAGCCGGTCGTTGTGCGCACGCTTGACATCGGCGGCGACAAAGAGCTGCCGTATTTGCAGCTGCCAAAAGAACTAAACCCGTTTTTAGGGTTCCGGGCCATCCGCCTTTGCCTTGAGATGCAAGATATGTTCCGGACGCAGCTGCGCGCCTTGCTGCGGGCGAGCGTGTACGGCAACTTGAAAATCATGTTTCCGATGATCGCAACGCTCGATGAATTCCGCCAGGCGAAAGCGATTTTGCTTGAAGAGAAAGAGGCGCTTCTCCGCCAAGGGGTTCCGGTCGCGGATGAAATTGAAGTCGGCATGATGGTCGAGATTCCGGCGGCTGCCGTCATGGCGGATCAGTTTGCGAAAGAAGTCGATTTCTTCAGCATCGGAACGAACGACTTGATCCAATATACGATGGCAGCCGACCGGATGAACGAACGTGTTTCATATTTGTACCAGCCTTACAATCCGGCGATTTTACGGCTCATCAGCCACGTGATCGATGCCGCTCATCGCGAAGGGAAATGGGTCGGCATGTGCGGTGAAATGGCCGGCGATCCGATTGCGATTCCGGTTTTGCTCGGCTTGGGGCTCGATGAGTTCAGCATGAGCGCCACCTCGATTTTGCCGGCGCGCGCCCAGTTGAAACAGCTGTCGAAAGAAAAGGCGGCCGGTATCAAAGAGACGGTGCTGTCGCTCGGAACGGCCGAGGAAGTTGTGTCGTTTGTCAAACAAACGTTCCATATGGCTTGATCATCGCGAAAGGCGCAGCGGCATGAATCGGCCGTTGCGCCTTTTTTGTCTTTGCCATTCCCCCAAAAGAAGTTTCCCACTTCTAAACGAAGGGAAAATGGGAGATGAATTTCGATCAGGCGTATCCTAACGTCTGCCAGAACCGTAGGGGACACGGGGTTCGCTCGGTCCATTTCCCATCATGAGATGGGATTACCCGAGAAGCCCCCGCCTCTAAGCAAAGCGCAGGTGGTGGGTAGTTCACAGGCAGGGCATATGTTTCCGCGTTCTGCTCAAGCCAACAGCGGCGTCGACGATTCATAGCCATACCGCTGCCGGACCGTAAGCGAAAGGCCGAGAGCGATGACTTTGGCCATTTGGTAAACAATGTGCAAATTCGTGTACGGAAGTGCGCTCATATCGGCGGTATCTTCCATTACGACGCCCATCACGCTGATGTCGCCAATCGATGGCAGCGATTTGCCGAGCGCAGTGCCAGGGGAAAGGGCGCCAGGGCGGATGGCGATCGTATGGACAAACGGCCGCGGCCCGACAATGCTGTCGATTGCCACTACGTACGTCCCATCTTCGGTTTGCAATTGTTCGCACACGCGACGGATGTTTGTCGCATCAACAGGTTGCCTGAGTGTGCCGATTACGGTCAAATGATCCGGATAGGCGTTTTCAAGCAGCGTGCCGACGAACGGCCCTAAGCTGTCACCGTTAATGCGGTTGCTGCCGATGCAAACGACGGTCAAACGGGGGACATGTGCCGGCAGCAAAGAAAACAGTTCATTGCGAATAAGAAAAGGAGCGAGCGGATCGCTGTAGGAAATCGGTCTCATCGATGGCGATTCCTTTCCGTCTATATTCTCCTTTTCTTATTTCGCGGCTGCTGCCGGCGATTCCTTTCTTTTTATTGTTGTTACTTTTTTCCTTTTACTTGCTTAAACGGATTGCGCCATTCCATTAACACGGCGTGGTTGAGTGATTCTTCATCCTCTAAATAATTGCGGACAATCGCAAGCGGTGTGCGTCCGCAGCGAAGCAAAAACGTAATGACCGGATCTTTCAGTTCGCCGGCGACGACTTTATTGATGTACGCTTCCGGCGTCAGTTCGCCCGCATAACGGTGGTAGCCGGGCATGCGCCCGCCGCCGAGCAGCCGGTCGAGCCCGCGGTGGACGACGACTTCGTACATCGATTGCATGAGCCATTTGCCGAGGCCGAGCTTCCGATACGGCGGGGAAACGCAAATGTCGACGACATACAGCGTATTGCCGTCCGGGCGATGGTTGCGAATGTAGCCGCTGTCCGTGATTTCTTCCCACGTATGATCGACATGAGCCGGATCAAAATCGACGATGAGGCCGGTCATGGACCCAACGATGCGTCCGTCAACTTCAACACAAAGCGCTCCTTCCGGAAACAAGGTGATATGGTTGTTCAGCTGCTCCTCATTCCACCACAGCTCGGACGGGAACGGGGGCGGAAAGCTTTCTTGCTGCACGCGGATAAGGGCGGAAAAGTCATCTTTCGTATAGTTGCGGATGACCGCCTTGCACGGAATGTCACCGTCGAAAACGTACAACTGTTTCTCATACATCGCCAATCGATCCCCCTTAGTTTTTACTCCCATCATAACCGAAAAGGGGAAAACGCGGCAAGAAAAGAGAACGGCCGCTGTTTAGCGGCCGTAGACGTGCTGTTTGACGTATTCGCTGACCAAGGACTCGATTTGCTGCTCGTCCGGTTTTTCACCGGAAAACGAAAATTCGATTTCTTCAATAAATTCACCGTTGCGGTAAACGTGCAGCGCCCCCTTTTGCAGCAAGACGCTGTACTCGATCTCAAACATATAGCCTTCGTGTTCGATCGCGCCCATTGTGATTCACCTGCCTATGTTTAATGTCCCACAGGCGCGGCTCTCTATGTATGAATAAGAAGCTCATCCTATAGACGCAGGACGATTGTCCTTTTATAATGGACATGGTTCGACAAAAAGAGGAAATAGAGGGGAGAAATAGCGAGTGTTCCGGACATTGCGCAGCAAATTGATCGTCTTGATGGCTTTATTGTTGATTGTCTCGTTGGCTGCGACGCAACTCGTCGGCGTTATGCAAATGCGGAAAATGGTGGATGCTGATGTGAAGCAACGGGCGCAAGCAGCGCTTGATGGCCTTCTTGGCGATATTCGCGACAGTTTTCAAAGCGAAGAAAACGGCTTAGTGCAGTTTAGCGAGTCACCGTCGGCCATGCAAATGGTTCAAGATGAAAAAACGTGGCCGCAGCTCGAGAAACAGTTCCGCACGTTTTTGCGCCTCCATGAAAATGTGCAATTTATTTATATCGGCACGGAGCGGAAGACGATGCATATTGCGCCGACGGCACAATTCCCGGATGGGTACGATCCGACAAGCCGCCCATGGTACAAGAAAGCGATGGAGCGTCCCGATGAAGTCGTATGGACCGAGCCGTATGTCGATGCCATTACCGGCAACCATGTTGTGACATTGGCCAAGGCAGTGAGCGAAAACGGACGGATCGCTGCTGTCGTCGGCATCGATATGACGCTTGATGCGGTAACGAGAATCGTCAATGGGAGCGATGTCGGTTATCACGGCTATCCGGTATTGTATGATGGGAAAGGAATGGCGGTCGTCCATCCGGAATATAAGGGGAAAAATATGGCTAAAGATGCGACGGTCCGCTATATGCTCGAGCATGAAAAAGGAATGCGCCAATACGAGCAAGACGGTGAACAGCGAGTCATGTACTTTACAACCGTCCCGGAACTTGGATGGAAGATCGGTGCTGTTTATAAGGAAGACGATTTATCCGCGATGAGCCGTTCGCTCGGGATGAACATGCTTGTCATTACAGCGATTGCGCTTATTGTGGCGTTTGCTGCCGTTTATTTTTTGGCGCGCTCGATCACCAGACCGATAATGGCGTTGCAAGGACAAGTGGAAAAAGCAGCAAACGGTGATTTGACCGTGCAAGTGCACACCACCGGCAAAGACGAAATCGGCCGCCTTGCGCATCATTTCAATGAGATGATCGATCATATGCGCGCGTTGATCGGCGAAGTGAACCGATCGGTGAACGAATTAGCAGCCTCTGCCGATCATTTAAGCGCCGTCTCGGAAGAAACGATGGCAACGAGCGAACAAGTGGCGAAAGCGATCGGTGAAATTGCGAAAGGGACAACCGACCAGGCTGGAAGCCTTGATACAATCAATGAGCAGACGTCGGCGCTGTCCCAGCAAATTGAAGCGGTAACAGGTGCGACAGCCAGCATGGAATCGCTGTCAAACGACACGAAAACGGCCAGTTATGATGGATTGGAGCATTTAAATGTCCTGCAGCAAAAATCGGAGGAAGCAAAACACGAGCTGTCCGCAGTAGAAAGCGTGATTAGCGACCTCGTGAAAAAAATGGATGAAATTGATGAGGTTATTCAGACGATTACCGCTATTTCCGGACAGACGAACTTGCTCGCGTTAAATGCTAGCATTGAGGCGGCGCGCGCCGGCGAGCATGGCAAAGGATTTGCCGTTGTCGCCGACGAAGTGCGAAAGCTGGCGGAACAATCGGCGAAAGCGACCGAAATGATTCGCACGACGATTGCAGCCATTCAGCAGCAAGCTGGATTGGCCATCGAGGCCGTCGGCCGTTCCAAACAGGCGTATAGCGAACAGCGGGAAGCGGTGCATACAACCGGCGACTCGTTTGTGAAAATTACGGGCATGATGGAACAATTGACCGACGCGCTCGCGAATATCATGGAAGAAGCGAAGCGGATGAACGGAAGCAAAGATGATGTGATCGGCGCGATGCAAAACATTGCCGCCATCGCCCAACAATCGGCGGCAGCGGCGGAAGAAGTGGCCGCTTCCGCTGATGACCAGCTACAGGCGTTAGCGACGGTGACCGAATCGGCGGAAACGTTGAGCGAGATGAGCCGGCAATTGAAGCAGCTCGTGGAAAAATTCAAGCTATCGTAAAAAAGCGCAGCCGGACAAAGGCTGCGCTTTTTCATCGGCGCAGCCAGGATTCCGCCGCCAGTTCACTAATATTTGGGCGGCCGTGCTGAAACAGAGGGGGCTGGCGCAGCCTTCAGAACACGCCCTTTTTCCGCCGCTTTATTATCACCATCTTTTTTTCTATTCGTACAATGCTAATGAGTTGAATTTTTTTAAGTTTCTGCGTCGATTTTAACGGACAATAGTGCTAAAATAAACAGTGAAAACGTTTATACAGTTATTTTGTTGTTCATTCGGGAATAATGGTAGCCAAATGAGGGCGCGGCGTCTTGATAACCGCTGCCATGTTGACCCGAGGAATACGAAAACGAGTTGGAGGTTTTTTTACGATGGCAAAACAGACGAACTACGCTCAACCGTGGAGCCAGTTTTACGGGCCGAACCTCGGTTATGTCATCGAAATGTACGAACAGTATCTCGATGACCCGGACAGCGTCGACCCGGAACTAAAACGACTGTTTGAGCAGTGGGGAGCGCCGGTCGTCGAGGAGCCGGTTTCTCCTGCCGGTAACGAAGCGGCACAGACGCACCAAACGTTCCGGCTGCCGGAAACACCGACCGTGTTCAGCAAACTTGTCGCCGCTGTCAAACTGGCGGACAGCATTCGCCATTATGGGCATCTGGCCGCCGACACGAACCCGATCGTGAAAGAGGAGAAAAAGCTGCGCCGCCTCGAACTTGATGAGTATGATTTAACGGAAGAAGATTTAAAGCGCATTCCGGTCGCATTTCTTTGTCCGCATGCCCCGGCGCATGTCAAAAACGGCTGGGATGCCATCTTGCACTTGCGCAAAATCTATACCGATAAAATTGCATTTGAATTCTCGCAAGTACATAATCTAGAGGAAAGGAATTGGCTCATTCAGCAAATCGAGTCCGGAGCGTACTACCCGAGCTTGGCGAACAAAGAGCGGGTCGCTTTGTTGCGCCGCCTGACGGAAGTGGAGGGGTTTGAAAAATTCATCCACCGCACATATGTCGGGCAAAAGCGGTTTTCGATTGAAGGGCTTGACGCTATGGTGCCGCTCCTCGATGAACTTGTTCGCCAGGCGATTGAACATGAGATTGACGCCGTCAACATCGGCATGGCGCACCGCGGCCGGCTGAACGTGCTCGCCCACGTGCTCGGCAAGCCATATGAAATGATTTTTGCCGAGTTCCAGCATGCAGAAAGCAAAAACTTCATCCCGTCTGAAGGGGCGGTGGCCATCACCTACGGCTGGACGGGCGACGTGAAATACCATTTAGGAGCGGCGCGCCGCCTGCGCAATAAAAGCGCACACACGATGCGGATCACGCTCGCCAACAACCCGAGCCATCTTGAAGTCGTCAATCCGGTCGTGCTTGGCTACACGCGTGCCGCGCAAGAGGATCGGACGAAACCGGGCGTGCCGGAACAAAAGACAGATGCTTCTTTTGCCATTTTAATTCATGGCGATGCCGCCTTCCCGGGGCAGGGCATTGTGGCCGAGACGCTCAACTTAAGCCAGCTGCGCGGCTATACGACCGGCGGGGCGATTCATATTATCGCCAACAACATGATCGGGTTTACGACGGAGAGCCGCGATTCCCGTTCGACCACATATGCCTCCGATATGGCGAAAGGGTTTGAAGTGCCGGTCGTGCACGTCAATGCCGATGACCCGGAGGCTTGTTTGGCGGCGGCAAGCTTGGCGTTTGCGTATCGCCAGCGGTTTAAAAAAGATTTTGTCATCGACTTGATCGGATATCGCCGCTTCGGCCATAACGAAATGGATGAACCGATGGCGACGAACCCGATCATGTACAGCATCATTCACCGGCATCCGACCGTGCGTCAGCTGTATGCGCAAAAATTAATTGAAAAAGGGATCATCGCCGAGCGGGAAACGGCGGAAATGGAGCAAGAGGTGGCGGAACGGCTGAAAATTGCCTATGAACGGGTGCCGAAAAACGAAGAGGAACTCGATTTCATTATGGATCCGCCGAAACCGGTCGTCGACCGGCTCCCGGAAGTGAAAACAAGTGTGGCGAAAGATGTGCTTCATCGCATCAATGAGGAGCTGCTCGAGTTCCCGGCCGACTTCCATGTCTTTAATAAGCTCGAGCGCATTTTAAAACGGCGCAGCGGCGTGTTTGAACAAAACGGCAAAATCGACTGGGCGCATGCGGAAACGTTGGCGTTTGCTACGATTTTGCAAGACGGTGTGCCGATCCGTCTCACCGGCCAAGATTCGCAGCGCGGCACGTTTGCACAGCGCCATCTAGTGCTGCACGATGTGAAAACCGGGAAAGAGTATGTTCCGCTTCATCACATCAGCGGTGCGAAAGCTTCATTTGTCGTTTACAACAGCCCGCTGACGGAAGCGGCCGTGCTCGGTTATGAATACGGCT includes the following:
- a CDS encoding GNAT family N-acetyltransferase, whose protein sequence is MYEKQLYVFDGDIPCKAVIRNYTKDDFSALIRVQQESFPPPFPSELWWNEEQLNNHITLFPEGALCVEVDGRIVGSMTGLIVDFDPAHVDHTWEEITDSGYIRNHRPDGNTLYVVDICVSPPYRKLGLGKWLMQSMYEVVVHRGLDRLLGGGRMPGYHRYAGELTPEAYINKVVAGELKDPVITFLLRCGRTPLAIVRNYLEDEESLNHAVLMEWRNPFKQVKGKK
- the ptsG gene encoding glucose-specific PTS transporter subunit IIBC — its product is MKRAFGTLQKVGKALMLPVALLPAAGILLALGNALKNPALTDKVPALKADWVVLVSNVMEQAGGIVFANLSLLFAVGVAIGLAGGDGVAGLAAIIGYLIMNVTMGVVLGVTADMVGANPSFANILGIPTLQTGVFGGIIVGILAAYMYNKYFNIELPQYLGFFAGKRFVPIITAVSAVALGIIMTFIWPPIQQGLNAFSHNMIDANRTVAAFIFGVIERALIPFGLHHIFYSPFWYEFGEYVNKAGQIVRGDQKIFFEQLKDGVELTAGTFMTGKFPFMMFGLPAAALAIYHEARPENKKVVAGIMGSAALTSFLTGITEPIEFSFLFVAPALFAIHCVFAGLSFMMMHLLNVKIGMTFSGGVIDFLLFGVLPNRTAWWLVIPVGLAFAVIYYFGFRFAIRKWDLATPGREKTVDETPKAEAAAGDLPYEVLAALGGKENIEHLDACITRLRVSVRDIGEVDKGRLKELGAAGVLEVGNNVQAIFGPKSDILKGQIHDIMQGKAPAKVKEESREAAPAAAGVETVASPLAGEIVPLSDVPDQVFSQKMMGDGFAVMPTEGTVVSPVDGKIINVFPTKHAIGIQSAGGREILIHVGIDTVKLNGEGFEALVKEGDEVKKGQPILRVDLDYVKNNAPSIVTPVIFTNLQAGETVRVKKQGAVAQGENGVVEIG
- the glcT gene encoding glucose PTS transporter transcription antiterminator GlcT → MEQSFRVEKALNNNVLIASHPAYGEVVLLGKGIGFGKKKGDEIAESAVEKCFVLKNEREQEQYKKLLPELSEEFIALMNEVIQHIKQRVGVPLNEHIHVALTDHIAFTLKRLEQGLDVKNPFLAETKSLYPLEYKIAAEVAGLIGDKLGVALPEGEAGFIALHIHSAISKQSLSEANQYSQLIAKLVGIVERQLGIDIDRESIHYLRFVRHLRYAIDRLKKGEKVEEPKNLSKILKEAYPLCYNLAWKLVKVMQQTLHLPADDAEAVYLTLHLQRLAEKKSGTTI
- the ptsP gene encoding phosphoenolpyruvate--protein phosphotransferase; this translates as MEKTIRGIAASSGIAIAKAYRLETPHLAAEKRAVADAEAEVARLEAAVAKAKEELEAIKQHALEKLGEDKAAIFAAHLLVLDDPELLNPIKEKIKTEQVNAEYALDETASFFISMFEGMDNEYMKERAADIRDVTKRVLAHLLGVATSNPSLISEEVVIIAEDLTPSDTAQLNRQYVKGFATDIGGRTSHSAIMARSLEIPAVVGTKAVTAEVKNGDIVIIDGLDGQVVVNPSPELLARYEEKRAGYEAQKAEWAKLVHEATVTADGVHVELAANIGTPDDVKGVLANGAEGIGLYRTEFLYMGRSDLPTEEEQFAAYQTVLEQMKGKPVVVRTLDIGGDKELPYLQLPKELNPFLGFRAIRLCLEMQDMFRTQLRALLRASVYGNLKIMFPMIATLDEFRQAKAILLEEKEALLRQGVPVADEIEVGMMVEIPAAAVMADQFAKEVDFFSIGTNDLIQYTMAADRMNERVSYLYQPYNPAILRLISHVIDAAHREGKWVGMCGEMAGDPIAIPVLLGLGLDEFSMSATSILPARAQLKQLSKEKAAGIKETVLSLGTAEEVVSFVKQTFHMA
- a CDS encoding alpha/beta fold hydrolase, translating into MPYVSINERVRLYYEEKGEGPPLLFIHPPGLGHIIFRQQEPLARHFRLILYDMRGNGRSSPSDIPITVPLLADDVSILLRSLGVRRAIICGYSNGGSIALEFALRYPQHVEQLVLIGGFPEVCTPLLYGEFWLGILASKLGAFSLLSSALAIGHGTNRRERKLFKQYVRLADKQDLDTTYRAGLVYCCTEQLASLRLPLLLIYGARDRYIHAYIAMFRHYVPHANIVLIDRARHQIPTKHSGELNHILRVYGRR
- the yyaC gene encoding spore protease YyaC, with the protein product MRPISYSDPLAPFLIRNELFSLLPAHVPRLTVVCIGSNRINGDSLGPFVGTLLENAYPDHLTVIGTLRQPVDATNIRRVCEQLQTEDGTYVVAIDSIVGPRPFVHTIAIRPGALSPGTALGKSLPSIGDISVMGVVMEDTADMSALPYTNLHIVYQMAKVIALGLSLTVRQRYGYESSTPLLA
- a CDS encoding YbxH family protein — translated: MGAIEHEGYMFEIEYSVLLQKGALHVYRNGEFIEEIEFSFSGEKPDEQQIESLVSEYVKQHVYGR
- a CDS encoding phosphocarrier protein HPr gives rise to the protein MAEKTFTVTSDSGIHARPATILVQTASKFNSEIQLEYNDKTVNLKSIMGVMSLGIPKGATIKITAEGADAAEAMAALTDTLAKEGLAE